One segment of Haliotis asinina isolate JCU_RB_2024 chromosome 12, JCU_Hal_asi_v2, whole genome shotgun sequence DNA contains the following:
- the LOC137258441 gene encoding uncharacterized protein has translation MPLESMMASYTWSSPTVEQIRARLEKYDIRASQTIPDSVHAHLCRSSVLVPLFFRNDTLHVLLTLRSASLRHHASTVAFPGGRKNEDDVDDVATALREAEEEIGLPPSQVEVVSCLGPTFFRPNYSAFPVVGFIPDGFKPVPNTDEVEFVFSVPLARFLQKDFATTETALLGRKMFIWHFPCETERGEISVWGGTAWICVLLAAIVYQETLSIPLYNNSASSSDLAKYLEDFFVYMSENTKSQHKL, from the coding sequence ATGCCGCTAGAGTCGATGATGGCGAGTTACACTTGGAGTTCACCGACTGTCGAGCAAATAAGAGCACGTTTGGAAAAGTACGACATCCGGGCCTCTCAAACCATCCCGGACTCAGTGCATGCTCATCTTTGTCGGAGTAGCGTGCTCGTACCTTTGTTTTTCCGGAACGACACCCTACATGTATTACTGACGCTTCGTTCAGCCTCATTACGTCATCATGCCTCGACTGTAGCATTTCCGGGCGGGAGAAAAAACGAAGACGATGTTGATGACGTTGCAACAGCGCTGCGAGAAGCTGAGGAAGAAATAGGACTTCCCCCTTCGCAAGTAGAGGTGGTCAGCTGCCTGGGCCCAACCTTCTTCAGACCAAATTATTCCGCATTCCCAGTAGTCGGCTTTATACCAGATGGTTTCAAGCCGGTTCCAAACACCGATGAAGTTGAGTTTGTGTTCTCTGTTCCTTTAGCGAGGTTTCTACAGAAAGACTTCGCGACCACTGAAACGGCGCTGTTAGGCCGAAAGATGTTTATTTGGCATTTTCCGTGCGAGACTGAGAGGGGGGAGATTTCCGTATGGGGGGGAACAGCATGGATATGTGTATTGCTGGCTGCTATTGTTTACCAGGAAACATTAAGTATCCCCCTTTACAACAACAGTGCCTCGAGCAGTGACCTAGCGAAGTATTTAGAAGATTTCTTCGTATATATGAGTGAAAACACAAAGTCTCAACACAAACTTTGA